The following are encoded in a window of Nomia melanderi isolate GNS246 chromosome 6, iyNomMela1, whole genome shotgun sequence genomic DNA:
- the LOC116428306 gene encoding transmembrane channel-like protein 7 isoform X3: MHDTKDTTKKSVTNTYEFQSATKLRLQGFEQLKWQRRKAWQQFRIRMKEAYSKMELWNESLKTIGGNFGMGIVAYFLFVKWLMYLNIFIFLLMFLFIVLPGIVFEMPETEPCINSNNSHSIPCCSELYWNITQGSSSITDFVQGTGILEYTFLFYGAYTHMSYDASDIFYNLPLSYICTIIGVFIFSLVAIVKSAAKGFKQRVIENEGQFYQYCNLVFGGWDYCIHNEKSAGVKHKALYNEMKSFLETERLEEERQNRTREEKTKFFLMRLFINLIVVTALLGCGVFIYYVFEFSFDQVSQSTQNYSLGHISLNTIALLFFEFLPYICIVVLNLAVPFLFRYLVTLENYSPPFVVRITLFRTIFLRLSSLAVLLTSFYRLITSEVLNNECTSNRRPLCWETFVGQQFFKLYITDIFLQFIMTFFVNFPRSLIAKHTENKVLRFFGEQEFDLPKHVLDVVYLQTICWLGCFFAPLLPLVAIIGTFILFYIKKFACLINSTPSSKIYRASKSNSLFMFILLISFILSTIPIGYSIAEIMPSKSCGPFRGLKSVWDLLITMFSEFPNWIQSILYFVSTAGFGIPAFFVLILLLYYYYAVSVANQHMVRVLKNQLVLEGHDKQFLLNRLSAFIKQQQDQNKYHQEQTNELGTFS, translated from the exons ATGCATGACACAAAAGATACAACTAAAAAATCAGTTACAA ATACGTATGAATTTCAGAGTGCTACAAAATTAAGGTTGCAAGGTTTCGAACAATTGAAATGGCAACGAAGAAAAGCCTGGCAACAATTTCGTATCAGAATGAAGGAAGCATATTCAAAAATGGAATTATGgaatgaaagtttgaaaacgATTGGAGGAAATTTTGGAATGGGGATAGTAGCATACTTTTTATTCGTCAAATGGTTGATGTATCttaacattttcatatttctacTTATGTTCTTATTTATCGTATTACCTGGAATAGTATTTGAAATGCCAGAAACAGAGCCATGCATAAATTCTAATAACAGTCACAGCATACCCTGTTGCTCAGAGTTATATTGGAATATAACTCAAGGCAGTAGTAGTATAACAGATTTTGTACAGGGCACTGGTATTTTGGAATACACTTTCTTATTTTATGGTGCATACACTCATATGTCTTATGATGCTTCtgacatattttataatttaccatTATCTTATATTTGTACTATTATTGGTGTATTTATCTTTAGTTTGGTAGCAATTGTTAAATCAGCTGCTAAAGGTTTCAAACAGAGAGTTATTGAAAATGAAGGTCAATTTTATCAGTATTGCAACCTAGTTTTTGGGGGTTGGGATTATTGCATACACAATGAAAAGTCTGCAGGTGTAAAACATAAAGCattatataatgaaatgaaatcatttttagAAACTGAAAGATTGGAAGAAGAAAGACAAAATAGAacaagagaagagaaaacaaaattttttcttatgcgtttatttattaacttaattGTTGTTACAGCATTATTAGGCTGtggtgtatttatttattatgtgttTGAATTTTCCTTTGATCAAGTTTCACAATCTACTCAAAATTACAGTCTAGGACACATATCATTAAACACAATTGCTTTGTTATTTTTTGAGTTTCTCCCGTACATTTGCATTGTTGTTTTAAATCTTGCTGTGCCCTTTCTATTTCGGTATTTAGTTACTCTAGAAAATTATAGTCCACCATTCGTTGTGCGTATAACTCTTTTCAGAACAATATTTCTACGACTATCTTCTCTTGCCGTATTACTTACATCATTTTATAGATTAATTACAAGTGAAGTACTAAATAACGAATGCACTAGTAATCGTCGACCATTATGCTGGGAAACGTTTGTGggtcaacaattttttaaactttatataactgaTATTTTTCTTCAGTTTATCATGACATTTTTCGTTAATTTTCCTAGGTCATTAATAGCGAAACATACAGAAAACAAAGTATTACGATTTTTTGGGGAACAAGAATTTGATTTACCTAAACATGTATTAGATGTAGTTTATTTACAAACAATATGTTGGCTTGGTTGTTTCTTTGCGCCCTTACTGCCATTAGTTGCAATAATTGGTACTTTTATCTTGTTCTATATCAAGAAATTTGCTTGCTTGATAAACAGTACTCCATCAAGTAAAATTTATAGGGCAAGTAAATCAAATTCACTtttcatgtttattttattaatttcattcattttatctACAATCCCAATTGGATATTCCATCGCAGAGATAATGCCTTCTAAGTCTTGTGGCCCTTTTAGAGGTCTTAAATCAGTGTGGGATTTACTAATTACTATGTTTTCAGAATTTCCTAATTGGATTCAATCAATACTATATTTTGTTAGTACTGCTGGATTTGGTATCCCAGCTTTTTTTGTTCTTATTCtacttttgtattattattatgcaGTATCAGTAGCAAACCAACACATGGTGAGAGTTTTGAAGAATCAATTGGTACTAGAAGGTCATGATAAGCAATTCTTACTTAACAGGTTGAGTGCTTTTATTAAGCAGCAACAAGACCAAAACAAATATCATCAAGAACAAACAAATGAATTAGGCACATTTTCATAA
- the LOC116428306 gene encoding transmembrane channel-like protein 7 isoform X1, with translation MFLRRVTFINCNYCHKKRMSGGERKKRACDRGQGWEEAGAEFYQERYPAAIEADLQQVLQRDPSHIATLLPSKKSRVATAKRIRNDTKTTLRRRTSTRSRGTTTSRRMSTNVHDAAVSMLPDLSENLSNEERTWEEIMQIKAMPICMTQKIQLKNQLQSATKLRLQGFEQLKWQRRKAWQQFRIRMKEAYSKMELWNESLKTIGGNFGMGIVAYFLFVKWLMYLNIFIFLLMFLFIVLPGIVFEMPETEPCINSNNSHSIPCCSELYWNITQGSSSITDFVQGTGILEYTFLFYGAYTHMSYDASDIFYNLPLSYICTIIGVFIFSLVAIVKSAAKGFKQRVIENEGQFYQYCNLVFGGWDYCIHNEKSAGVKHKALYNEMKSFLETERLEEERQNRTREEKTKFFLMRLFINLIVVTALLGCGVFIYYVFEFSFDQVSQSTQNYSLGHISLNTIALLFFEFLPYICIVVLNLAVPFLFRYLVTLENYSPPFVVRITLFRTIFLRLSSLAVLLTSFYRLITSEVLNNECTSNRRPLCWETFVGQQFFKLYITDIFLQFIMTFFVNFPRSLIAKHTENKVLRFFGEQEFDLPKHVLDVVYLQTICWLGCFFAPLLPLVAIIGTFILFYIKKFACLINSTPSSKIYRASKSNSLFMFILLISFILSTIPIGYSIAEIMPSKSCGPFRGLKSVWDLLITMFSEFPNWIQSILYFVSTAGFGIPAFFVLILLLYYYYAVSVANQHMVRVLKNQLVLEGHDKQFLLNRLSAFIKQQQDQNKYHQEQTNELGTFS, from the exons at GTTTTTAAGGAGAGTCACATTTATAAATTGCAATTACTGCCACAAAAAGAGGATGTCAGgtggagaaagaaaaaaacgtgCATGTGACAGAGGGCAAGGTTGGGAAGAAGCAGGTGCTGAGTTTTATCAAGAACGATATCCTGCAGCTATTGAAGCTGATTTACAGCAAGTTTTACAAAGAGATCCTTCCCATATAGCCACTTTATTACCTAGTAAAAAATCTCGTGTTG CTACTGCCAAACGAATACGTAATGATACAAAGACAACATTAAGAAGGCGTACCAGCACAAGATCACGTGGTACAACTACATCAAGACGTATGTCAACAAATGTTCATGATGCAGCAGTATCGATGTTGCCAGACTTGTCTGAGAATTTATCAAATGAAGAGCGTACTTGGGAAGAAATAATGCAAATAAAAGCAATGCCTATATGCATGACACAAAAGATACAACTAAAAAATCAGTTACAA AGTGCTACAAAATTAAGGTTGCAAGGTTTCGAACAATTGAAATGGCAACGAAGAAAAGCCTGGCAACAATTTCGTATCAGAATGAAGGAAGCATATTCAAAAATGGAATTATGgaatgaaagtttgaaaacgATTGGAGGAAATTTTGGAATGGGGATAGTAGCATACTTTTTATTCGTCAAATGGTTGATGTATCttaacattttcatatttctacTTATGTTCTTATTTATCGTATTACCTGGAATAGTATTTGAAATGCCAGAAACAGAGCCATGCATAAATTCTAATAACAGTCACAGCATACCCTGTTGCTCAGAGTTATATTGGAATATAACTCAAGGCAGTAGTAGTATAACAGATTTTGTACAGGGCACTGGTATTTTGGAATACACTTTCTTATTTTATGGTGCATACACTCATATGTCTTATGATGCTTCtgacatattttataatttaccatTATCTTATATTTGTACTATTATTGGTGTATTTATCTTTAGTTTGGTAGCAATTGTTAAATCAGCTGCTAAAGGTTTCAAACAGAGAGTTATTGAAAATGAAGGTCAATTTTATCAGTATTGCAACCTAGTTTTTGGGGGTTGGGATTATTGCATACACAATGAAAAGTCTGCAGGTGTAAAACATAAAGCattatataatgaaatgaaatcatttttagAAACTGAAAGATTGGAAGAAGAAAGACAAAATAGAacaagagaagagaaaacaaaattttttcttatgcgtttatttattaacttaattGTTGTTACAGCATTATTAGGCTGtggtgtatttatttattatgtgttTGAATTTTCCTTTGATCAAGTTTCACAATCTACTCAAAATTACAGTCTAGGACACATATCATTAAACACAATTGCTTTGTTATTTTTTGAGTTTCTCCCGTACATTTGCATTGTTGTTTTAAATCTTGCTGTGCCCTTTCTATTTCGGTATTTAGTTACTCTAGAAAATTATAGTCCACCATTCGTTGTGCGTATAACTCTTTTCAGAACAATATTTCTACGACTATCTTCTCTTGCCGTATTACTTACATCATTTTATAGATTAATTACAAGTGAAGTACTAAATAACGAATGCACTAGTAATCGTCGACCATTATGCTGGGAAACGTTTGTGggtcaacaattttttaaactttatataactgaTATTTTTCTTCAGTTTATCATGACATTTTTCGTTAATTTTCCTAGGTCATTAATAGCGAAACATACAGAAAACAAAGTATTACGATTTTTTGGGGAACAAGAATTTGATTTACCTAAACATGTATTAGATGTAGTTTATTTACAAACAATATGTTGGCTTGGTTGTTTCTTTGCGCCCTTACTGCCATTAGTTGCAATAATTGGTACTTTTATCTTGTTCTATATCAAGAAATTTGCTTGCTTGATAAACAGTACTCCATCAAGTAAAATTTATAGGGCAAGTAAATCAAATTCACTtttcatgtttattttattaatttcattcattttatctACAATCCCAATTGGATATTCCATCGCAGAGATAATGCCTTCTAAGTCTTGTGGCCCTTTTAGAGGTCTTAAATCAGTGTGGGATTTACTAATTACTATGTTTTCAGAATTTCCTAATTGGATTCAATCAATACTATATTTTGTTAGTACTGCTGGATTTGGTATCCCAGCTTTTTTTGTTCTTATTCtacttttgtattattattatgcaGTATCAGTAGCAAACCAACACATGGTGAGAGTTTTGAAGAATCAATTGGTACTAGAAGGTCATGATAAGCAATTCTTACTTAACAGGTTGAGTGCTTTTATTAAGCAGCAACAAGACCAAAACAAATATCATCAAGAACAAACAAATGAATTAGGCACATTTTCATAA
- the LOC116427978 gene encoding ribonuclease H2 subunit C, with the protein MAIRLHVKQDLSETKENILHLMPCKIHGDESANVSSYFKPYIRKIDDEHYNSSYRGYPLHGKKVTIPDGYRGITFREHKKPEVENVERNLYSIGTFSHFTYWNYDKLPSKNDALAAAIDWIDIAEALHSTE; encoded by the exons ATGGCTATACGCTTACACGTGAAGCAGGATTTATCTGAgacgaaagaaaatatattgcatttaatGCCATGCAAAATTCATGGCGATGAATCTGCAAACGTTTCCTCCTATTTTAAACCATATATACGTAAAATCGACGATGAAC atTATAATTCTTCATATCGTGGATATCCTCTTCATGGAAAAAAGGTAACAATACCTGATGGATACAGAGGTATCACGTTTCGTGAACATAAAAAACCAGAAGTGGAAAATGTAGAAaggaatttatattctataggAACATTTTCACACTTTACTTATTGGAACTATGATAAACTTCCATCTAAGAATGATGCCTTAGCAGCAGCAATTGATTGGATTGACATTGCTGAAGCA ttacATTCTACGGAATAA
- the LOC116428306 gene encoding transmembrane channel-like protein 7 isoform X2, with amino-acid sequence MSGGERKKRACDRGQGWEEAGAEFYQERYPAAIEADLQQVLQRDPSHIATLLPSKKSRVATAKRIRNDTKTTLRRRTSTRSRGTTTSRRMSTNVHDAAVSMLPDLSENLSNEERTWEEIMQIKAMPICMTQKIQLKNQLQSATKLRLQGFEQLKWQRRKAWQQFRIRMKEAYSKMELWNESLKTIGGNFGMGIVAYFLFVKWLMYLNIFIFLLMFLFIVLPGIVFEMPETEPCINSNNSHSIPCCSELYWNITQGSSSITDFVQGTGILEYTFLFYGAYTHMSYDASDIFYNLPLSYICTIIGVFIFSLVAIVKSAAKGFKQRVIENEGQFYQYCNLVFGGWDYCIHNEKSAGVKHKALYNEMKSFLETERLEEERQNRTREEKTKFFLMRLFINLIVVTALLGCGVFIYYVFEFSFDQVSQSTQNYSLGHISLNTIALLFFEFLPYICIVVLNLAVPFLFRYLVTLENYSPPFVVRITLFRTIFLRLSSLAVLLTSFYRLITSEVLNNECTSNRRPLCWETFVGQQFFKLYITDIFLQFIMTFFVNFPRSLIAKHTENKVLRFFGEQEFDLPKHVLDVVYLQTICWLGCFFAPLLPLVAIIGTFILFYIKKFACLINSTPSSKIYRASKSNSLFMFILLISFILSTIPIGYSIAEIMPSKSCGPFRGLKSVWDLLITMFSEFPNWIQSILYFVSTAGFGIPAFFVLILLLYYYYAVSVANQHMVRVLKNQLVLEGHDKQFLLNRLSAFIKQQQDQNKYHQEQTNELGTFS; translated from the exons ATGTCAGgtggagaaagaaaaaaacgtgCATGTGACAGAGGGCAAGGTTGGGAAGAAGCAGGTGCTGAGTTTTATCAAGAACGATATCCTGCAGCTATTGAAGCTGATTTACAGCAAGTTTTACAAAGAGATCCTTCCCATATAGCCACTTTATTACCTAGTAAAAAATCTCGTGTTG CTACTGCCAAACGAATACGTAATGATACAAAGACAACATTAAGAAGGCGTACCAGCACAAGATCACGTGGTACAACTACATCAAGACGTATGTCAACAAATGTTCATGATGCAGCAGTATCGATGTTGCCAGACTTGTCTGAGAATTTATCAAATGAAGAGCGTACTTGGGAAGAAATAATGCAAATAAAAGCAATGCCTATATGCATGACACAAAAGATACAACTAAAAAATCAGTTACAA AGTGCTACAAAATTAAGGTTGCAAGGTTTCGAACAATTGAAATGGCAACGAAGAAAAGCCTGGCAACAATTTCGTATCAGAATGAAGGAAGCATATTCAAAAATGGAATTATGgaatgaaagtttgaaaacgATTGGAGGAAATTTTGGAATGGGGATAGTAGCATACTTTTTATTCGTCAAATGGTTGATGTATCttaacattttcatatttctacTTATGTTCTTATTTATCGTATTACCTGGAATAGTATTTGAAATGCCAGAAACAGAGCCATGCATAAATTCTAATAACAGTCACAGCATACCCTGTTGCTCAGAGTTATATTGGAATATAACTCAAGGCAGTAGTAGTATAACAGATTTTGTACAGGGCACTGGTATTTTGGAATACACTTTCTTATTTTATGGTGCATACACTCATATGTCTTATGATGCTTCtgacatattttataatttaccatTATCTTATATTTGTACTATTATTGGTGTATTTATCTTTAGTTTGGTAGCAATTGTTAAATCAGCTGCTAAAGGTTTCAAACAGAGAGTTATTGAAAATGAAGGTCAATTTTATCAGTATTGCAACCTAGTTTTTGGGGGTTGGGATTATTGCATACACAATGAAAAGTCTGCAGGTGTAAAACATAAAGCattatataatgaaatgaaatcatttttagAAACTGAAAGATTGGAAGAAGAAAGACAAAATAGAacaagagaagagaaaacaaaattttttcttatgcgtttatttattaacttaattGTTGTTACAGCATTATTAGGCTGtggtgtatttatttattatgtgttTGAATTTTCCTTTGATCAAGTTTCACAATCTACTCAAAATTACAGTCTAGGACACATATCATTAAACACAATTGCTTTGTTATTTTTTGAGTTTCTCCCGTACATTTGCATTGTTGTTTTAAATCTTGCTGTGCCCTTTCTATTTCGGTATTTAGTTACTCTAGAAAATTATAGTCCACCATTCGTTGTGCGTATAACTCTTTTCAGAACAATATTTCTACGACTATCTTCTCTTGCCGTATTACTTACATCATTTTATAGATTAATTACAAGTGAAGTACTAAATAACGAATGCACTAGTAATCGTCGACCATTATGCTGGGAAACGTTTGTGggtcaacaattttttaaactttatataactgaTATTTTTCTTCAGTTTATCATGACATTTTTCGTTAATTTTCCTAGGTCATTAATAGCGAAACATACAGAAAACAAAGTATTACGATTTTTTGGGGAACAAGAATTTGATTTACCTAAACATGTATTAGATGTAGTTTATTTACAAACAATATGTTGGCTTGGTTGTTTCTTTGCGCCCTTACTGCCATTAGTTGCAATAATTGGTACTTTTATCTTGTTCTATATCAAGAAATTTGCTTGCTTGATAAACAGTACTCCATCAAGTAAAATTTATAGGGCAAGTAAATCAAATTCACTtttcatgtttattttattaatttcattcattttatctACAATCCCAATTGGATATTCCATCGCAGAGATAATGCCTTCTAAGTCTTGTGGCCCTTTTAGAGGTCTTAAATCAGTGTGGGATTTACTAATTACTATGTTTTCAGAATTTCCTAATTGGATTCAATCAATACTATATTTTGTTAGTACTGCTGGATTTGGTATCCCAGCTTTTTTTGTTCTTATTCtacttttgtattattattatgcaGTATCAGTAGCAAACCAACACATGGTGAGAGTTTTGAAGAATCAATTGGTACTAGAAGGTCATGATAAGCAATTCTTACTTAACAGGTTGAGTGCTTTTATTAAGCAGCAACAAGACCAAAACAAATATCATCAAGAACAAACAAATGAATTAGGCACATTTTCATAA